The following proteins are encoded in a genomic region of Enterocloster clostridioformis:
- a CDS encoding phage tail tape measure protein — protein sequence MASRIQGITVEIGGDTTKLSKALESVNKSIKGTQSGLKDVNKLLKLDPSNTELVVQKQKMLKDAIEATKEKLATLKTAAQQANEQLANGEITQQQYDALQREIVETEQNLRSLQDQAATTNATLAKIDEAGEKLQNIGSSVENVGKKFLPVTTAVTGLGTAAVKTAADFDSEMSKVSAISGATGDDFDQLRAKAREMGAKTKFSASEAASAMEYMAMAGWKTSDMLNGIEGIMNLAAASGEDLATTSDIVTDALTAFGLSAADSGHFADILAAASSNANTNVSMMGETFKYCAPIAGALGFSAEDTAEAIGLMANSGIKASQAGTSLRTIMNNLSGEVTFVGKNIGEVTIATSNADGSMRSLNDILADCRVAFSGLSESEKAANAEALVGKNAMSGFLALMNSSQPDIDKLSSAIENCDGASESMAETMQDNLNGQLTILKSQLEELAISFGDILMPTIRKIVSAVQQFVDKLNSMDESTRETIIKIGLLAASIGPLLIVLGKTISTVGTVMRGFSSLAKGVRLLITHVGSASGVFSKLGVVLGGLSGPVVAVVAVIGTLVAAFMNLWNTNEEFRTAITGIWNDIVSKVKGFCDQLTQRINGLGFDFKDVTEVLKAVWDGFCQVLAPLFEGAFQNIATILGVVLDTLLGLFDVFSNVFSGNWSGAWEAVKGIFSSIWEGVKSVFSTTLTALKSALDMFLGLFGTDWQTVWGSIKSFFETVWSGISSFFSNTVSAIQSVATTVFTAVSGFFTTVLTSIQTTFSTIWTAISTAVSSVLNTIHTTVTTVWTAISTAISTVMNTISTTITTVWNGIYNTIKPLLDAFKYLFETIWQAIQILIGAALTAIQTKITSIWNAIVAFVTPILTGLQTTFSTVWSAIKTAISTVLTAIQTAVTTVWNAIVSFLSPLLTGIQTRMSMAWNAVKTVISTVLSAIQSTVSSIWSAIGSKISGVINGIKSVVSSGWNAMKSTVSSLSNSIKSAATTAFNSMKSGISSTISGIKNTITNGFNSAVSFIKGLAGQAFSWGSDMIGNIVSGIQSRIQDVASAVSGVADRIRSFLHFSVPDEGPLADMESWMPDFMQGLANGITTNTGLVTAAAENLSTTLSTSITNSMRGVEQAYSKSWAAISQTVKTGTVGVSAAMRSAWSSITTSTTSTWNSIKTTIQNSFSAVKSNVTSATAAVKTSMTSAWNAVKSLTTTSWNGIKTVITTAWNGIKSLTTSATASVKSSMTSAWNAVKTLTSTSWNGIKTVITTAWNSIKSLTTSSVSAVRSTVTSGWNTLKSTTTSAFNSIKSTVSSAMSSLRSTVSSGVASIRSSFNSLGSIASSAYRWGADICSQMAAGVRAAAGSVIAAAENVASRVRSLLHFSVPDEGPLSDADTYMPDFMKLLATGIKKNVKSVVKAVQGLAGSMSSNLTTPVDSLGDWMDSVVGSFATTIKRSQSGIGSAAKDVGSGIQSQLMSGLSGLKTQFQQLWTDLQGITKTAVGGMSDEVKQGFADMKDSIGELSSQTSSLGNAIRSLGDTFNSDFLKSLGNGISKVGDTVNTVTGLVDKLGSMKNTIGNLGSTLQNLGNVLGSENGGGLLSNLGSFLSKIGSADGGQIVSNFGNLISGLTSKMGGLGEGISGIISKLGSLGSSGGGILSNLDGLLSSVVSKIGGLGGSLSGIVSSIGSSLGGIAGTVGTTLSGLLGSVGTTVSGLAAGAGTALAGVASSAGGFLASAGTALAGLAGPAGIAVAAVGGIGLGLTALWKNCDGFREGVTNIWNKVTSVFSNGVNAIKNGISNAASAIGNVASSIWGGIKNVASSAVSWGKDIVGGIAGGIKKGVSWVGSAVKSVASGIRSFLHFSVPDEGPLADADTYMPDFMKLLSGGIKKGEGGLISQIRSMAAKVQQGMEGISSFILPELTLPHFDGSSWNFPQAALAGGGTTRTTNLGGVYITVNGYNARNDDELAQTVADKINGMIHEDDSVFK from the coding sequence ATGGCATCCAGAATCCAGGGCATCACCGTTGAGATCGGCGGCGATACCACAAAGCTCTCCAAAGCACTGGAAAGTGTAAACAAGTCAATCAAGGGGACGCAGTCCGGACTGAAGGATGTCAACAAACTCCTGAAACTGGACCCTTCCAATACAGAACTGGTCGTCCAGAAGCAGAAGATGCTGAAGGATGCCATTGAAGCTACCAAGGAAAAGCTGGCAACTCTGAAAACTGCCGCACAGCAGGCCAATGAGCAGCTTGCCAACGGTGAAATCACCCAGCAGCAGTACGATGCCCTTCAGCGTGAGATCGTGGAGACCGAACAGAATCTGCGATCCTTACAGGACCAAGCGGCGACCACGAATGCGACGCTTGCCAAGATCGATGAAGCCGGAGAAAAGCTCCAGAACATAGGATCTTCTGTGGAAAATGTCGGCAAGAAGTTCCTGCCGGTGACTACCGCCGTAACGGGTCTTGGCACTGCCGCAGTGAAGACGGCAGCAGATTTCGATTCCGAGATGAGCAAGGTCTCTGCCATTTCCGGTGCGACCGGGGATGACTTTGACCAGCTCCGTGCGAAAGCCCGTGAGATGGGTGCGAAGACCAAGTTCTCTGCATCTGAGGCAGCTTCGGCGATGGAATACATGGCCATGGCTGGATGGAAGACCTCCGACATGCTGAACGGCATCGAGGGTATCATGAACCTCGCGGCGGCTTCGGGTGAAGACCTCGCCACGACTTCGGATATTGTCACTGATGCCCTCACAGCTTTCGGCTTATCTGCTGCGGATTCCGGGCATTTTGCAGATATCCTTGCAGCTGCTTCTTCCAATGCGAACACCAATGTCTCCATGATGGGCGAGACGTTCAAGTACTGTGCGCCTATTGCTGGTGCGCTGGGGTTTTCGGCAGAAGATACCGCAGAAGCCATCGGACTTATGGCAAACAGTGGTATCAAGGCTTCGCAGGCTGGTACTTCCCTTCGTACCATCATGAACAACCTTTCCGGCGAAGTGACCTTTGTTGGTAAAAACATCGGTGAGGTCACGATTGCGACCAGCAACGCAGATGGCAGTATGAGGAGCCTGAACGATATCCTTGCGGACTGCCGTGTGGCATTCTCCGGACTGTCGGAATCTGAGAAGGCAGCCAATGCGGAGGCACTGGTCGGCAAGAATGCGATGTCCGGCTTCCTTGCCCTGATGAATTCCAGCCAGCCGGATATCGATAAATTAAGCAGTGCCATTGAAAACTGCGATGGCGCATCCGAGAGCATGGCAGAGACCATGCAGGACAATTTAAATGGTCAGCTCACCATACTGAAATCTCAGCTGGAGGAGCTGGCTATTTCTTTTGGCGATATCCTGATGCCGACCATCCGCAAGATCGTATCTGCCGTGCAACAGTTCGTGGACAAGCTCAACAGCATGGATGAAAGCACCAGGGAAACGATCATCAAGATCGGGCTCCTAGCGGCATCCATCGGTCCACTGCTCATTGTGCTTGGCAAGACCATATCGACTGTCGGCACAGTGATGCGAGGGTTCAGTTCTCTTGCAAAGGGTGTCCGGCTTCTTATCACCCATGTGGGCAGTGCCAGCGGTGTGTTCAGCAAGCTGGGTGTGGTTCTGGGTGGCCTGTCCGGACCGGTCGTAGCAGTAGTGGCGGTCATCGGCACGCTGGTGGCAGCATTCATGAACCTTTGGAACACAAATGAAGAGTTCCGTACTGCCATTACCGGCATCTGGAACGACATTGTTTCCAAGGTGAAAGGATTCTGCGACCAGCTGACACAGCGGATCAATGGGCTTGGCTTTGACTTTAAGGATGTCACTGAGGTACTGAAAGCAGTCTGGGATGGCTTCTGTCAGGTGCTTGCACCGCTGTTTGAGGGAGCATTCCAGAATATTGCCACCATCCTAGGTGTCGTTCTGGATACACTGCTCGGTCTATTCGACGTCTTTTCCAATGTGTTCTCCGGCAACTGGAGCGGTGCATGGGAAGCAGTGAAAGGCATCTTCTCCAGCATCTGGGAAGGTGTGAAGTCCGTATTCTCCACGACTCTTACCGCACTAAAGAGCGCACTGGATATGTTCCTTGGTCTGTTTGGTACGGACTGGCAGACGGTCTGGGGCAGTATCAAGAGCTTCTTCGAGACCGTGTGGAGTGGAATCAGCAGCTTCTTTTCAAATACAGTTTCTGCTATCCAGAGTGTGGCAACGACTGTATTTACAGCAGTGTCTGGATTTTTTACTACCGTCCTTACGAGTATTCAGACGACCTTCAGCACCATCTGGACTGCCATTTCCACAGCAGTTTCTTCTGTGCTGAATACGATCCATACCACGGTGACAACTGTGTGGACGGCGATCTCGACCGCAATCTCTACGGTCATGAACACCATCAGCACCACGATCACTACAGTGTGGAACGGAATCTACAACACCATCAAGCCTTTGCTGGATGCGTTCAAATATCTGTTTGAGACCATCTGGCAGGCAATACAGATCCTGATCGGCGCAGCACTGACCGCGATCCAGACGAAGATCACTTCCATCTGGAACGCTATCGTTGCATTTGTGACTCCGATCCTGACTGGATTGCAGACGACTTTCTCTACGGTTTGGTCGGCAATCAAGACGGCTATCTCTACTGTACTGACTGCGATCCAGACTGCAGTGACGACGGTGTGGAATGCCATTGTATCCTTCCTGTCTCCGCTGCTGACTGGCATCCAGACCCGAATGAGTATGGCATGGAATGCGGTCAAGACGGTCATCTCGACGGTCCTTTCTGCGATCCAGTCCACGGTTTCTTCCATCTGGAGCGCCATCGGCAGCAAGATATCCGGTGTGATAAATGGCATCAAATCGGTGGTTTCTTCCGGCTGGAATGCCATGAAATCCACGGTATCGTCCCTCAGTAACAGCATCAAGAGTGCGGCGACGACAGCTTTTAACTCGATGAAATCTGGGATTTCCTCTACGATTTCCGGTATCAAAAACACCATCACGAACGGCTTTAACAGTGCAGTCTCCTTTATCAAGGGGCTGGCTGGACAGGCATTTTCGTGGGGCTCTGACATGATCGGCAACATTGTGTCCGGTATCCAGTCGAGAATTCAGGATGTGGCAAGTGCCGTATCGGGAGTGGCGGACCGTATCCGTTCCTTCCTGCACTTCTCCGTGCCGGACGAAGGACCGTTGGCGGATATGGAAAGCTGGATGCCGGACTTCATGCAGGGATTGGCAAACGGCATCACGACCAACACCGGTCTTGTGACTGCGGCGGCAGAGAACCTGTCCACCACGCTGTCTACCTCCATTACCAACTCCATGAGGGGAGTAGAGCAGGCATACAGTAAGAGCTGGGCAGCCATCAGCCAGACGGTGAAAACCGGAACGGTAGGTGTAAGTGCCGCGATGAGATCCGCATGGAGTTCCATTACGACCAGTACCACAAGCACATGGAACAGTATCAAGACCACCATCCAGAACAGCTTCTCGGCGGTGAAATCCAATGTGACCTCTGCGACAGCAGCAGTGAAAACATCCATGACCAGTGCATGGAATGCGGTGAAGTCGTTGACAACGACCAGCTGGAACGGAATTAAAACGGTCATTACCACAGCGTGGAACGGAATCAAGTCCCTTACCACTTCGGCGACCGCATCTGTAAAATCTTCCATGACCAGCGCATGGAACGCAGTGAAAACTCTGACAAGCACCAGCTGGAATGGTATCAAAACAGTCATCACGACTGCATGGAACAGCATCAAGAGTCTTACAACTTCCTCTGTATCCGCAGTTCGCAGTACGGTCACGAGCGGCTGGAACACACTGAAATCCACTACGACCTCTGCTTTCAACAGCATCAAGTCCACGGTGTCTTCGGCAATGTCCAGCCTGCGCAGCACGGTTTCTTCCGGTGTCGCAAGTATCAGGAGCAGCTTTAACTCGCTCGGTTCGATTGCTTCTTCAGCATACCGCTGGGGCGCAGATATCTGTTCCCAGATGGCGGCAGGTGTCCGGGCAGCAGCCGGTTCCGTGATCGCAGCGGCAGAAAATGTCGCAAGCAGGGTCAGAAGTCTGCTGCATTTCTCTGTGCCGGACGAAGGACCTCTGTCCGATGCAGACACCTATATGCCGGACTTCATGAAGCTGCTGGCAACCGGCATTAAGAAAAATGTCAAGTCAGTGGTGAAAGCCGTGCAGGGACTTGCCGGGTCTATGAGCAGCAACCTCACGACCCCGGTAGATTCTCTGGGCGACTGGATGGATTCCGTGGTCGGCAGTTTTGCTACCACGATCAAGAGAAGCCAGAGCGGTATCGGCAGTGCTGCAAAGGATGTGGGCAGCGGTATCCAGTCCCAGCTGATGTCCGGACTTTCCGGGCTGAAGACACAGTTCCAGCAGCTCTGGACAGACCTGCAGGGCATCACCAAAACTGCAGTCGGCGGCATGAGCGATGAGGTGAAGCAGGGCTTTGCGGATATGAAGGATTCCATTGGTGAACTGAGTTCTCAGACCAGTTCCCTTGGAAATGCGATCCGCAGCCTTGGCGATACCTTCAACTCGGATTTTCTAAAGAGTCTGGGCAATGGCATCAGTAAAGTCGGTGACACGGTCAATACGGTCACCGGTCTTGTGGACAAGCTCGGCTCCATGAAGAATACCATCGGAAACCTCGGAAGTACGTTGCAGAACCTCGGCAATGTTCTTGGCTCCGAAAACGGAGGCGGTCTGCTGTCCAACCTCGGCAGTTTCCTGTCGAAGATCGGCAGCGCAGATGGCGGTCAGATTGTGTCGAACTTTGGCAACCTGATCTCCGGGCTGACCTCCAAAATGGGTGGTCTGGGAGAGGGAATCTCCGGCATCATCTCGAAGCTGGGAAGCCTTGGTTCCAGCGGTGGGGGAATCCTGTCGAATCTGGACGGGCTGCTTTCCAGTGTAGTGTCGAAGATCGGTGGCTTAGGCGGCAGTCTTTCCGGCATCGTATCGTCTATTGGTTCTTCGCTGGGCGGTATTGCCGGGACAGTCGGCACAACGCTTTCCGGTCTGCTCGGTTCTGTGGGTACGACCGTATCCGGTCTGGCTGCTGGCGCAGGTACAGCCCTTGCAGGGGTAGCAAGCTCCGCAGGTGGTTTCCTCGCATCCGCAGGTACAGCACTTGCTGGCCTGGCGGGTCCTGCAGGTATCGCAGTGGCAGCCGTTGGCGGCATCGGTCTTGGACTGACCGCTCTCTGGAAAAACTGCGATGGATTCCGGGAAGGAGTCACGAATATCTGGAACAAGGTCACTTCGGTATTCTCGAATGGAGTAAACGCCATTAAGAATGGTATTTCCAATGCGGCTTCTGCCATCGGCAACGTGGCATCGTCCATCTGGGGCGGTATCAAGAACGTGGCTTCCTCGGCAGTCAGCTGGGGCAAGGACATCGTTGGCGGCATTGCAGGAGGCATCAAAAAGGGTGTGAGCTGGGTCGGCAGTGCGGTCAAGAGTGTGGCAAGTGGTATCCGTTCGTTCCTGCACTTCTCGGTGCCGGATGAGGGGCCGTTGGCAGATGCGGACACCTATATGCCCGACTTCATGAAGCTGCTTTCCGGCGGCATCAAGAAAGGCGAGGGTGGACTGATCAGCCAGATCAGGTCGATGGCAGCAAAGGTGCAGCAGGGTATGGAGGGTATCAGTTCCTTCATCCTGCCAGAACTGACCTTGCCGCACTTCGATGGCTCTAGCTGGAACTTCCCGCAGGCAGCTCTGGCCGGAGGCGGTACCACCCGGACGACCAACCTTGGCGGTGTGTATATCACGGTCAATGGCTATAACGCTCGGAACGACGATGAACTCGCACAGACCGTTGCCGATAAGATCAACGGCATGATCCACGAGGATGATTCAGTCTTCAAGTAA
- a CDS encoding phage tail spike protein, translating into MKFGHNGIGKLADAQSCTVTEKRNGSYELKLICPADGIHAEMLEEGNIILAKPSDTMQSQPFRIYKITTPIDGKLEVQARHISYQLNFITVSPFSVTGCVGAMQGLKSHAASDCPFDVWTDVESSATFTLGVPSSFRNCLGGMAGSVLDVFGGEFEWNRYTVKFYKTRGADHNVHIIYGKNLTDFKMEKSIENTITGVHPYWVDNETQAVMELPEKVVLQSKRSVPYQKITALDCTSNFQEKPSEAALREYAQNYIDTTDLTEPEIDIKIDFLQLWNTPGYEDIVEAERVSLCDTVHVFISKLGIEVSSKVTETEYDALLERYNSITLSNSTVSSRNSSLTGSLNSIRNTATIAYDTAVRAETAVGEQVGGITASIIYDGALFAALFGLHYKNETDSKGNTTRYAFNAATLKQSTVAWKNSAAGLFVSTDGGKTWGYGWEADDTAVRTAILLEQTLKELDDRYKKATELSEELLKELDERYKTAAAISAELQKTLDQRYETAKKLSKELYEELDKRYGTFTEIPEDLQKELDERYSVAKKLSEDVEKELDKKYQPSIPVSENAPETPAADTLWVDKKNRRFKLWDGEQWQTIGYEPEQPTEPTTPTEPENPDTEEKDNGGKEETDDKKTDPEGGSA; encoded by the coding sequence ATGAAATTCGGCCATAACGGCATCGGAAAGCTGGCAGATGCACAGTCCTGTACGGTGACCGAAAAGAGAAACGGAAGCTATGAACTGAAACTCATCTGCCCGGCAGATGGCATCCATGCAGAGATGCTGGAAGAGGGGAACATCATCCTTGCCAAGCCATCGGACACGATGCAGAGCCAGCCATTCCGCATTTATAAGATCACGACCCCGATAGATGGAAAGCTGGAAGTGCAGGCTCGGCACATTTCCTACCAGCTGAACTTCATCACAGTTTCCCCGTTCTCAGTGACTGGGTGTGTGGGAGCAATGCAGGGGCTGAAAAGCCACGCTGCTTCTGACTGCCCTTTCGATGTCTGGACGGATGTGGAATCCAGTGCAACCTTTACGCTGGGAGTTCCATCCTCCTTCCGAAACTGCCTTGGAGGTATGGCCGGGTCAGTTCTGGACGTTTTTGGCGGTGAATTCGAGTGGAACCGGTATACGGTCAAGTTCTATAAGACAAGAGGTGCTGACCATAACGTCCACATCATCTACGGTAAGAACCTGACGGATTTCAAGATGGAAAAATCCATCGAGAACACGATCACAGGTGTGCATCCGTACTGGGTAGACAACGAAACGCAGGCGGTCATGGAACTGCCGGAGAAGGTGGTGTTGCAAAGCAAACGGTCAGTTCCTTACCAGAAGATTACCGCGCTGGACTGTACCAGTAATTTTCAGGAAAAGCCGAGCGAAGCGGCACTCCGGGAATACGCACAGAACTATATCGACACCACGGACTTAACGGAGCCGGAAATCGACATCAAGATCGACTTTTTGCAGCTTTGGAATACGCCGGGATATGAAGACATCGTGGAAGCAGAGCGAGTCTCCCTTTGCGATACGGTCCATGTGTTTATCTCAAAGCTGGGAATCGAAGTCAGTTCCAAAGTCACGGAAACCGAGTATGATGCGCTGCTGGAACGCTATAACAGCATTACGCTGTCGAACTCCACAGTCAGCAGCCGGAATTCTTCTCTGACCGGTTCGCTCAATAGCATCCGGAATACAGCAACGATTGCCTATGATACGGCAGTCCGTGCGGAGACAGCAGTGGGAGAGCAGGTCGGTGGGATTACAGCATCCATTATTTATGACGGTGCGCTTTTTGCTGCGCTGTTTGGACTGCATTATAAAAATGAAACTGACAGTAAGGGAAATACGACCCGGTATGCATTCAATGCGGCGACTTTGAAACAGTCAACGGTCGCATGGAAGAACAGCGCTGCCGGGTTGTTTGTATCCACGGATGGCGGTAAGACGTGGGGATATGGCTGGGAGGCGGATGACACCGCAGTCAGGACAGCGATCCTACTGGAACAGACCCTCAAAGAACTGGATGACCGCTATAAGAAAGCCACGGAGCTTTCCGAGGAGTTGCTGAAAGAACTGGATGAGAGGTACAAAACAGCGGCTGCTATCTCTGCCGAACTTCAGAAAACACTCGACCAGCGGTACGAAACTGCCAAAAAGCTTTCCAAAGAGTTGTATGAGGAACTGGATAAGCGGTATGGCACCTTTACGGAAATCCCAGAAGATCTGCAGAAGGAGTTGGATGAGAGATACAGCGTGGCGAAGAAGCTGTCGGAAGATGTCGAAAAAGAACTGGATAAAAAGTACCAGCCGAGTATCCCGGTATCGGAAAACGCACCGGAGACCCCGGCAGCAGATACGCTCTGGGTCGATAAGAAAAACCGGCGGTTCAAGCTCTGGGATGGAGAACAGTGGCAAACCATCGGCTATGAGCCGGAGCAGCCAACGGAACCGACTACGCCGACAGAGCCGGAAAACCCGGACACCGAAGAAAAAGATAATGGGGGCAAAGAAGAAACAGATGACAAGAAGACCGATCCGGAAGGAGGGAGCGCGTAA
- a CDS encoding SGNH/GDSL hydrolase family protein — MSEYIGNRIVPRHDGVWDKVKEYEPLTIVYEESTGDSYMSRKPVPAGTLLSQEEYWAMCSRFSEQMALYRQNTAEEVEQFRKDTAADVEQLRTDTASDVAALRKMTAQDVADITQKVDAANSAVAASKSEMDKTAETLKAQINANVKASTDKNANYAQELVDARVDDEGKTYPTAGDNIRAIGRVRSMQNIMKNWVIKNGYANQNGNLVASESWRVAHMVPVSGDAILVDGQFGYMSGRDDYSNVVCYDMDRKFLGGCFRAESGKVYDNYVITLLPNTRFISVTTNEKLFSKLSVYLYDNMLPLRLLSNYATGWQWMNGSVDIRFTGSKVTVTFPAGKSVYVCRRTNGAQYEQTKLVAENSISADFAVVGKWWAIYYDGAEASADETGEKTEVPVIKVENTSGDSWGDLFTKGRFVFAVFFDWNVVYAAPSSSGTVINGIDYGNPAKIANTAMTWHKYRSAKMFLATGQFAIDRVNRTIQVTKRILAVVDNGAYLWISVSEEPVPMLDSTEAEKHHMLILAYDSSIDQINLYNTAQFRALGVNGYYIAAWYENHFWYPHMGSSFSIVLDGTTYKAGELFDEERRDSYIEKKYESRFQQLRTDLAGKDSRHMYLASGGITIDQDAGTIQVSTKCLGVPDTFNFEWITAGDPVEMAFNTPSPSFGMPMRILAYDSGTKTINLYDTSLFRKLGTDGFYIASWYLNKLYNPHIHPDVKFIVGGKEYKAGDLFADNAASFIPKRITDYVQKAITPAVEDDIVTPSHWDCMEGRQLSIFFDCLSRHDGKENLYVLARGTNAPSLTRNEYCMNYTPTKDSTDFALTVRRLDEDDCHTVSSKPVQVRVHHKLKDKLTKNICICGDSLVDNGSVATEVYRLLAEDNDCVIHQLGTRGPSGGKHEGRGSWTFARYLADTDYAGKTNAFWDKIKGRLDFQKYCETNGYEGIDYFLIALGTNDVSQGTTLYRTEAEVQKFVDQAKQFIDALLDKETGFPNCKIGIGLCGPGSDYSFQCGSSMGIFHMSINTLNLALIKAFDAGKYHKNVTCFAHGLRTDRRLAFPYSDKPVTNRFTETSRTLTNSIHPSGRGYQAWADGYYCQIRAWLTEDSK; from the coding sequence ATGTCGGAATATATCGGAAACCGAATCGTCCCTCGCCATGATGGTGTCTGGGACAAAGTAAAAGAGTACGAGCCTCTTACGATTGTGTATGAGGAATCCACAGGCGACAGCTATATGAGCCGGAAACCTGTGCCGGCCGGAACGCTTTTGTCCCAGGAGGAATACTGGGCGATGTGTTCCCGGTTCTCTGAGCAGATGGCTCTGTACCGTCAGAATACGGCAGAAGAAGTGGAGCAGTTCCGTAAGGATACTGCGGCAGATGTAGAGCAGCTTCGTACAGATACTGCATCAGATGTGGCAGCCCTGCGCAAGATGACCGCGCAGGATGTGGCGGATATCACCCAGAAGGTCGATGCCGCAAACAGTGCGGTTGCGGCCAGTAAGTCCGAGATGGATAAGACTGCAGAAACGCTGAAAGCCCAGATCAATGCCAATGTCAAGGCATCTACAGACAAAAATGCCAACTATGCACAGGAGCTGGTAGATGCCCGTGTGGATGATGAGGGAAAGACTTATCCCACAGCCGGTGACAATATCCGTGCCATCGGCAGGGTGCGTTCCATGCAGAATATCATGAAGAACTGGGTGATCAAAAATGGTTACGCAAACCAGAACGGCAACCTTGTAGCTTCGGAAAGCTGGCGCGTGGCGCACATGGTCCCGGTCAGCGGTGATGCGATTCTGGTGGACGGTCAGTTCGGCTATATGAGCGGCCGGGATGACTACAGCAACGTGGTCTGCTATGACATGGACCGCAAATTCCTCGGCGGCTGTTTCCGGGCAGAGAGCGGCAAGGTCTATGACAACTATGTGATCACATTGCTTCCGAATACCCGATTTATCTCTGTCACCACCAATGAAAAGCTGTTCTCGAAGCTCTCTGTTTACCTTTATGACAACATGCTCCCGCTGAGATTGCTGTCAAATTACGCAACAGGCTGGCAGTGGATGAACGGCAGCGTGGATATCAGGTTCACGGGCAGCAAGGTGACGGTCACATTCCCGGCGGGAAAGAGTGTATATGTCTGCCGCCGTACAAACGGTGCACAGTATGAGCAGACGAAACTGGTGGCGGAAAACAGTATTTCGGCTGACTTTGCAGTGGTGGGAAAATGGTGGGCGATCTATTATGATGGCGCGGAGGCATCCGCAGACGAGACGGGAGAAAAGACAGAAGTCCCTGTCATTAAGGTGGAAAATACAAGCGGCGATAGCTGGGGCGATCTATTCACAAAGGGCCGCTTTGTGTTTGCGGTCTTTTTTGACTGGAATGTGGTGTATGCAGCTCCTTCAAGCAGCGGTACAGTCATCAATGGGATCGATTATGGCAATCCAGCCAAGATTGCGAATACTGCGATGACATGGCATAAGTACCGTTCAGCAAAGATGTTCCTTGCTACAGGCCAGTTTGCGATCGATAGGGTCAACCGCACCATTCAGGTCACGAAGCGTATCCTGGCGGTGGTTGATAACGGTGCTTACCTCTGGATCAGTGTCAGCGAGGAGCCGGTGCCGATGTTGGATAGTACGGAAGCGGAAAAGCATCACATGCTGATCCTTGCCTATGACTCGTCCATAGATCAGATCAATCTTTACAACACTGCACAGTTCCGGGCATTGGGAGTAAATGGCTACTATATCGCCGCATGGTATGAAAACCATTTCTGGTATCCGCACATGGGTTCCTCTTTCAGCATTGTGCTGGATGGGACGACTTATAAGGCTGGTGAGCTGTTCGATGAAGAGCGGCGTGATTCTTATATCGAGAAGAAGTATGAGAGCCGCTTCCAGCAGCTCCGCACGGATCTTGCCGGTAAGGATTCCCGCCATATGTATCTGGCAAGCGGCGGTATTACCATTGACCAGGATGCTGGTACGATCCAGGTCAGTACCAAGTGTCTGGGTGTTCCGGATACGTTCAACTTTGAATGGATCACTGCAGGCGATCCGGTAGAGATGGCATTCAATACGCCGAGTCCGTCTTTCGGCATGCCGATGCGCATTCTCGCTTATGACTCTGGTACGAAAACCATCAATCTGTACGACACCAGCCTGTTCCGAAAGCTGGGCACGGATGGGTTCTATATTGCAAGCTGGTATCTGAACAAGCTGTATAATCCGCACATCCACCCGGATGTGAAGTTCATTGTGGGCGGTAAGGAATACAAAGCGGGTGATCTCTTCGCAGATAACGCGGCATCTTTCATCCCGAAGCGTATCACGGATTATGTGCAGAAAGCCATTACTCCGGCTGTAGAGGATGACATCGTGACCCCGTCCCACTGGGACTGCATGGAGGGCCGCCAGCTTTCCATCTTCTTTGACTGTCTTTCCCGACACGATGGCAAGGAAAATCTGTATGTGCTCGCCAGAGGCACGAATGCACCGAGCCTGACCCGGAACGAGTATTGCATGAACTACACGCCGACGAAGGACAGTACGGATTTTGCACTGACCGTCCGCCGTCTGGATGAAGATGACTGCCATACGGTATCGTCCAAACCTGTCCAGGTCAGGGTCCACCATAAGCTGAAGGACAAGCTCACGAAGAATATCTGCATCTGTGGAGACTCTCTCGTGGACAATGGTTCTGTGGCAACGGAAGTGTATCGTCTGCTGGCAGAGGATAATGACTGCGTGATCCACCAGCTGGGAACGAGAGGACCATCTGGCGGCAAGCACGAAGGACGCGGTAGCTGGACCTTTGCCCGGTATCTGGCAGACACGGATTACGCCGGCAAAACGAATGCGTTCTGGGACAAGATCAAAGGCCGTCTGGATTTCCAGAAATACTGCGAGACCAACGGCTACGAGGGTATCGACTACTTCCTGATCGCACTTGGCACCAATGATGTGTCGCAGGGCACTACTCTGTACCGCACGGAAGCAGAGGTGCAGAAGTTCGTGGATCAGGCAAAACAGTTCATTGATGCGCTGTTGGATAAGGAGACGGGCTTCCCGAACTGCAAGATCGGTATCGGTCTTTGTGGTCCCGGCTCGGATTATTCTTTTCAGTGCGGTTCCAGCATGGGTATCTTCCATATGAGTATCAACACGCTGAATCTTGCACTGATCAAGGCATTTGATGCTGGCAAGTACCACAAGAACGTGACCTGTTTTGCCCACGGACTTCGCACTGACCGCCGTCTGGCATTTCCGTATTCGGACAAGCCGGTGACGAACCGGTTCACGGAAACCAGCCGGACGCTGACCAACAGCATCCATCCGTCCGGAAGAGGTTATCAGGCATGGGCAGACGGCTATTACTGCCAGATCCGTGCGTGGCTGACGGAAGACAGCAAATAA